A segment of the Necator americanus strain Aroian chromosome IV, whole genome shotgun sequence genome:
caccttgGCGAGGCTTGTTACAcattacctgtcggaatgcaaggttcttaaacagtggaagaccggcaagaccgtgttgttgtataaaaagggagatctacatgacatcggcaatgATCGCCCattctgcttactgtccgtcaacTTCAAACTCTTTACGTAAGTGACCTTAATGGGATTAAAAAGTCTTGGATATTGAACTATTGCAAGGGTACAAAATGCCGCTCTGCTTCACATTCATCAACTTGatgaaggccttcgactcagttgagacggaagcacCGAAGTTGAgacggtcatggaagccttggcCAACCGAGGCGTCCCCACTCAAAAAGGTAATTCGAGAGTTATACAGTAAATTCACGACCAGAATTTCGTCATTCTACAGGAATATCATCATTTACGTGAAGAAGGAGGTCTGACAGGATGATGCAATCTCATTTAAATATTCACAGCTACCACcaatgcgaaagctggaatgggacgaAATGGGAGCGAccgttgatggtcggcagctacaccatttgcgctttgttgTTGACATCGTCCCGATAACGTCTAGCATCATTCAAGCAGAATGAACGATTCAACgaatgctggccgaatttgacTAAACACATGATTGAATCGGTCTTCAGCCGAATCTCCAAGTgagatgggtctcggatgtcCCATTCAAGTTCAACGGAACGAAGATATCCGAacgcaccagctacgtttatctgagTCGGGAAATGagcatgatgaacgacctgactccCGAGCTAGGCGGAAGGAGACGAGCAgtttggggagcgtataagaacATCGAGGATgtggtgaagaagaccaagaacactcGGCTCCGTGCTCCTTCACCGCTGTACTTTACTTCTTCAACACTACCGTACTtactgctttgacctatgcttcggtaACCTGGGCGTGTCgcaagcagaagaaaatgcgatcagcgtctTTGAAAGCACaattgaaagagtgatgctaggagtaaccTGCTTCACCTAAGTGAGAGATAGGGTTCTTTCCTACGTCAGATCGAAGATTGGAGACGCCGCCGCGATAGTCagggaaagtaaaataaggtgggccgggcACGTGATGCGCTATAACGACggccgttggaccagagcagTGAGCAATTggattccccgcgatattaagcgctattattaaatggaaaaattgctgtcgcccgctcgaccagtttgaagatcaacgggagtgaaggtgatcaaggtgattctCAACTCACATATTCATCTTCACTCTTTTGGTAAGTGAGAACAAGGATTCTAAGAGAAAGACCGATTCCTAATGAGTACGCAAGAATGGCGAAAGTAATCATGTAAATACCTTTTTACGGAGATTGggagtttaaaaataaatgtagatATGATGCGTTCGATTTCCTAATGGCagtgagtttttatttttgcaagtGTGCAGCagctttatttgttattactatttattttatcattattattatttgtgcaTTGCAGTTAATAGTTTACACGATGAGCAACCTAATAGTTGGCGTATCCCCTGTGGTTATAACAAACTGATGACGCTTTCCTGTTTGTATCTTTCGCGATCGTAAACGTCATATTCGAGGTATAAACAACATATTCTAAACCAGATATATAGATTCTGTACTGCTCTCTCCCATCTTACAATCATGTTTTCTCTTATCCCTACTTTTGTTGCGTTACTACCCTTCATCAAATTTAATCTGACTAAATTCATCCATTATTTACAACTAcacatttttctctcatttctcgTTCCTTAaacatattaataataatttctgtCCACTAAGTCATCAGTGAATTTTTATGtgagataattttttgaaaaacaatttttatagCTTAATCGGTGTGTGAAGTACATCATGCACGTCTGTGCTTtattaaaaatgcaaaaaaagaccATTACTGATACGAAACTGAAGCAAGCTGAAAAATATGAACCTTAGCAAAAGAATatgcaatattttcttcttccagtATATCTTCCCATATCTTTGCTACTCATCATGATTGATATTTTGTGATCTGTGCAGATTTGAGATGAGAAATGAATCTCCGGACCTCATATGGAAATTCAGCAGAACGCTCAGAGGAAGAACTCTCGTCTAAAAACATTTCTGGTAAGACGTTTTAGAATAGAATTTCGTGTCTGATTGATAttccaaattttctggattcttatGAAAGTACTAACCACTGTGTTCGCATCCcaagcaagaaaaattaagtggTTTTATTGCAACCATTTgctagaagaatttttttttcaaaccgaaGTTAGCTTTGTGGGAGTACActatctattatattatagtgTGATTGCGCGTACAAAGTGAAAAGTTATAACAAAATGCCATCTTCCcacaacattttttcaatgaattttaaaaCTGCAAAATACCGGTACGTTGTAATATAATCAAACTCTAAAAACCCGTTTCTTTAATacttatttgaattttaatttcccAACTTCAACTTTCCTGTCGGATTCCTATAAAGGATCCTTCCTCTTAAAATGCAATTCTGGCGCATTAATGGACATAGAATGCACCAAtgtgttttactgcaattcgtaatcgttaagGTTTTGGAACGGGGGTTTTGGAACGGCCGTTGTACAAGTCACACTTCATGAAGGGATGCATCCAGAGAACAGCATCCCCATCATTTTTGGATttgcttgaaaatttctttcaatcgTGGATCCGTACAACATGCTGACTCGACGAGTTTTCAGTAAGAGGAACAGTTGAGTTGAATTATAAGATCGAAGGTGATTGGAGGGGTAATAAAACATAGGACAAAGTTTCGGGCCTTAATCCGCTTAgaatgcgcctccacgttcacttaaaGTTCCTATGCTCTCCCATGTTCActtccaattcagaatcgtttgaggtttacgaacgtgtaactgtccTTTACAATGACATGCGGTGGGTAGCCGAAGTGTCAAATgttatgtttttatcctcccagacaaggctggtgccaatttatcgactccagaCGCATGAAGCGCTTGGTTGGCATTGGAGAGATTTCGAACTGGAGAGATTTTGGGATTGGAAATGACATCATTAAatcaaaattggaaaaaattaaagagagtAAATCCTAGAGTTTGACTTCATTTTAACGTATGCATTAGTGCTTTGTAATGTTCTATTTTATGCGTAATAAGATAGTCTGCTACTTTCACGTTTTCTATCTTACTTACTATGGATAGCAAATGAATATAAATTGTAAAACTATACTACTTCTAGGATCACAAGCAGCAATATCAATAGTACAGGAGGGGATAGCTATTTCGGTAAAATTCGTTCCATTTGTTTTGCAAGTTATGGTATTGTCAGTCTTCCTTCGGAAcagaaaaagatatttttcgGTGAgtcaatttccattttttttattctctcaattTTTATCACTAAAGTTCTCGCAACCGAGGAGAACTCTTAGTAGTGTGGTAATCTGAGAGGTTTCTAATTACAGCAATATTATGATAATAATCTAACTTTAAATTTTCTACAGAATGCTTTCTTCATTCTTATCTTCCTGCTtactgttgttattattattgaaaatatcACATCTGGGGTAGCATACTTCTGCGACGAAAATTGTCCGAAATTTACGGCTTTGTTGTGTTTTCTGGAATATCTCACTGATTCCTATACTCCGTGCATTATTTTCATAATAGGAATCAATCAAGTAGCGGTCTTTACAAGAGGATTTTTACATCAATTTCTGTACAAAATGTAGGTTTCGTTTGAACTGTATACGTAGATGGAGCTACATTCTCTGTCATCTGTCCAtccggtaattttttttttgttttgcttattttaattccttattttgaagaaaaaacctgcTTATTGTCGCATTCTGCTTTCTGCTTGCGACTTTTGGATGGAGTTTCACTGTAACATTGATGTGGTGCTTATCTTCCATggtggagaaaagaaaaactgacatTTTGTACAACGTGAGTAGTTCTGATGCAGAGAATACAACTTTCTTCTAATAAAATACCTTCTGCAAACCTCCCAGAGATCATCCCACAATTTCTTTAATGATGAGGAACTTAGAATGTCTCACTTTTTGAATCTTCCTACGTCAAATGTTAAAGGAAGGAGGGGTACTTCGCAGTGAttagcaataaaaaaatgctCTTTCACCAGTCGTCGTAATGgtaaaaaaggaggaattaGGCTTACACTGGATTTCTTTCAAGAGACAGCGtctggagaaatttttgacaCTCCAGTAGTACATGGATTCTGAAAAGTAGCAATAGACAATAAAATTCACTTCACTTCTACCCATTTCTTCTACTGTGCAGGTGTAATGTGTTGCTTCGTCGtgtaaattaaaggcagcataccacgaatctgaggtggtgcggatttcgggtggagtatccgtatacggcgtcgtagattatggagacgggagtagttccgctcatctctccctgcatcactgcaaagagccacctccagaatgctgttttgtacgacgccatctattgcaacactccaccccttgcgccgcctccgccctgcgattcgtcgacaatcaattcggactgccacGATAgccagtaagggacgctacgcgtgcaagggtggcgcgctgtaATAGAAGGCATCatataaaacagcattcaggggtcaGCTGCTTTCagtgagagatgagcggaaccaccctagtctccacaatctacgaccccgtacacggatactccacctgaaatccgtgccaccccagattcgtggggtgatgcctttaagaaaacagaaagtaAAGAGCTTGGTCAATTTCTTTAGGGTACTAGAAATCGAAAAACTATGAGTTTTGAGCAGCCTCCAAAAAAAGACACGCTGAGCTGCAGGTGGAACCTTCACATCGAACAAGTGTTATTGTCCAACAAGTATGGGTAAAAAGTACCAGTTTACCAATGCTTGTTGGACTTGATGAAAACTTTATTTGGCTTCAAACGATTTCGAACCGTTGACCATACATACGACGTGAGATCTTTTCCTGCTGAGCTGCACTGAGTGAGAATTAAGTGGTGTGAGTATAGCGGAAGTATAGAAAAAGGAAGCCTAAAAAAGAATCTGTTGCCATCATGGAGCTCCCTCCCCCTAGTAACCTTAGGCAAATGCTCATTCGCAATCGCCtgtatgatcgtatttgcactacAGCGGAGTGTAAAATATGTCCGGATAACAAcaagggtgattgcatgagttcatgtgttgtttatatgatttcctgtgCGGAAaatggtgacgaatacataggagaaacagctagaacactatgtattcgaatcaaagaacatatggacggcaaaaggaaatcatgtgactccactgcattgggtAGTCATAGGGTGCGGTAACAGAGAAGATTTCGAAGCTAAGATCACGgttttggcgcgcgaacctagtattgtggcgcgcaaggctctggaggcttcTTGGATCTGCCCCAGGGGCCCGaagatgaatcgcaaagaAGAATGCTTCTGCATCGCGCGGGAACTAGCGCCCTATATAAggttgatatttgattgcggtagtcacctcacaacaggtttctagcagtggcagggtAGTAAACTCATCCTAAGGTACGACGTTATTTTCAACTGGTACCTATGAAGCCAAACAGTAAACGTAGGGCTTTCGTCGTttggcggataaggcgtttgatcggattaatcgATAATCGATCAATCTTTCGATCTCatcctttcaggctctgaggagggcgatattgccgaaacgttagccaggaATAAAGGATTGCAACAAACTTGTGTCCGACTTAGTTAAAGAAATCACTTATTGAAACCTAACAAAATGGTACATCAAATGTACACCACCCTTTGTGTAGATAACGTTATCTAAAATAATTGCtcgtatttgttttttgaaaaaaagtgctaccAAAAAACCATCATCAGCTATTGTCACATGATAAATCTTTGATATTCTGTATGCTAGTAGGCGAATTTTGTATCACttgtttctccaatataaacaGGACAAATAGCGAGACTTATTGTACCTTTCAGGTCTTCTCGTCTATATTCCACTTCTTAGCTGTATTATCATtccctttttatttatttgcattatttaAAATCCGCTCCTTTAATTCAATTGTTACGCTCCATACAACCACAAGCCGAAATTTGATGAGAGCAGAAAAGATCAATCTAATACAAGGATTTCTTATACTTCTTGCATATCTGGTAAGGTTTCCTGAACGCAAGCAAGATGATGAATTTCTCAAATTACTAAATATATAGACATCAACGTATAGTAGATGATATTTAAGTATTTTAGACTACAGTAGTGCTCGATTTTTCAAACGGATACATTGTTGATTGGTACGAATATCCTGCGAATCTGATCAGAGAAGTTGGGGAAGGAGTGACTGGAATCGTAGTTCCGTTGATGATTTTCATATGTTCCGCTCGTTTTAGAGCTGAACTTTTAAGTATTTGTTCGTTTCGAAAAGCTTAGTTTTATGTTGAGCACCGTTACTGGTTCTACTCTGGAATTGCCATCTCGACGCTTTACTTTCTCTTTTGTGCTATGCACATCCAATTATACTTCTAAAGATTTTGTGTTGCGTGAAACACCGAAATACCTCCATTTATTCCAGGTAAGAAAATGTTACAGCCAGAGTTTACATTCGTCCTTTTTGGCTTCCCGTTTCAAATCTTTTCCTATGTGGATTTGTTCTAATAAAGTACTGATATTTTACGGTTTTCATATTTTACGTCAGCTAACAACTTAACataacaatttaaaaattgttgaacATACTCTCCTTACATACGTTCGCCTCGGAGATCGCTGCGCTTCTGGAACAACACCTGCGGTCCCACTGACCGAAGTGCACCATCCGTTGGTATTTGCACGTTCGGCTTATTTTAATGAACGGACAAGGTTACTTTTCTCAAAATACTGGTGGCCGAAATTCGTGGTAGAAATCTCActgatttttcaagaaaattcataCTATTTGTTTTACTCCACTACTGATGTCGAATTATTGAGGATCATAGACCACAGCTGGGTGATTATGAGGATGGTTTCAGGTTTCTACTCACTGTAAGTACGCAAGCAAACGCACATATATGGAAAACCTCACATCCATGAATCAGATAAGAGAAAAGAGAGTTAGTTAGGTTTGAACTCCCTTTCCTCTATGATCCATTATCCGAAACTTGCTATCCACTATGGCACAGATCCTGACTATGATGACTACTCCTACTTTTATTCGTTTGAGGACGTTCTGAACTAACTATTCAATAATCTTGCAGTTCCCTTTACCTTTAACTTTGCTGCCGTCCCTGTGAAGTTCTGTGAAGCTGAACTCCCTTTCCTCGAAAATTTTCGTCCTCGATGATGCAAAATATTCCGGGAGCCAGCTCAAGCCTCCACTACTCTAATACTCTAGTCCGATGTATGATTCTCCTTAGTTGAGGAAACTATAAGGAACTACTGGATGCCAAGAATCTACCTGACAGGAATAGCATAATCCTATAGATAGGTAACCACACCAAAATTATATATACTGAGGATTTTGCCAAGTACGATACATCCGTAACAGACTTGAGAGTTAGAATTCGAGCGATGACAAAAACACTCGGTCTAGATCCATGCGGCGCTTTAAACGTCCAAAAAGCCAAGCGCCTACTTCAATCACACGAAGAAGTCAAGGATATGGCTTTTAGGTCAACACAGCCGGCCAAAGATGCGAGATTGTACGAGATTCAGctcagcatatcacgaaattgatgatgaTGGGGTTTTTGTAGGGGAAACGCATGTGTGGAAATGTATGAAGTTCGCGTTGTAGATTAGGAGTAAGGTGTGCCACGCTCGATTCCCCGTgattgccctaaaaaacggcatggaaaccgccttagttctTGAAGACGTTCGGACGTGACACCTATGTCCACGcttcggttccctcagcagtcgactcattggttttacttgaaccgttcactgaggagacctcattgatcttagATCGCTCGCTCATTTACACTCGCATGTACAATGGTGGCGCGCTCTAatgtatctcgtaggaataaacgtcgtggttttttttgtttcaaaaagaatgaTTAGGAGGAAGAGCGTCGCCACTCGTACTCGAAATCTACGCCCCGAACcctatatttgcccacaggGACACCGATATCGTCAGTTTCCTAGTCTGCAATCCAAAGGTAAATCCAATACTAAAGGTAACTACAACAATTCATCGATTACTCAAACAACACCTATccacacaaaaacaaaaccgaCGACGACCTCTGACccacaaacaacaaaacagatCGGCTAATAAAGAACCGAGAGCCCGGATACTCACTTTGAGGATTGCGCTTTCTCCCCCTCTGAGACAGTGTGTTCTCTCGGATCTGTCAGGCTGTTCTCGGTATCGACTTTACCAGAGGTGGTGGAATGCTTCTTGACAAGATGACAGCGCAGCAACACCCACCAACTAAAAAACGGCATCCAAGGTGAACCAGACAGGGCGATCACGGACACAGCTACACGTATTGAGGGTTCTTTTCTGGGGATCTGCATCCCGAAGAGGATCCTGAAATGTTCGTTTCTGTACCTCCTCTTCTCGAATACAGACCAAAAATCACCCTGACTTTTTCTATTGGAAATGCGTCATCAACTGAGTCGCTTTTCATTGGTCGCATCCTTGTGGGGGAGCGAGGAGTATGGTCCACCTCCTAGCTGTGGGCGTGGACTCCCCACATAACCTTTTATATAAAGATTTGTGGGTAGCGCAAAGACATCGGAGCGTGTTTCTCGCATTGTTGGATCGTTGTGGTGCGTGGATGAGGAAAGAAAGATAGAACGAGGagtggagaaaaaacgaagtgGCAATCAATCCGAGCTGTATCGCTGTCACCCGTTAGATGCGTACTTTCCAAGGAAGACTCCACCGATCACATCGAAGAGGGAAGAACTGGCTACTTGAGCAGTGTTCGTTGATGTTTTGCTGGTTCAACTGgctgagaaaatattttacgATGACAGGACAGCTCCCAACAACTCTGGCCGTCCTCAACCGCTTGTAAATAGTGGTTGAGGATGAGCTGAACCGCCAGGGTTCAATATCCATGCTGTTCACCTTCCCAGAGACACCGTTGCAGAGGAGGGATGAACACGCTGCATCGATGCGCTTAAAGCTgttgtatcacgaaattgtgATCTTATCACGAATAAGTGGGTGTGGAGTATCCTTACGACCCTATCTGGGTCCACAAACCTTTGCGAATACTTTCGTTTGCATGTAATTGTTGTTATCTAAccattaattaattttgtgGGCAGAGGTTTTGTAGGTAGCACAAATTTTCTACTCATTTATTTAACCACAAACCACCTAATTTTTTGCGGCTGTTTCACGTTTGAAGAACACAATAAGATTTCGTGCTTTTCGGCGTTCTGAATGTACTTTTGAGTCTTTGGTTCTCATTATACGCCTTGTTAATGATACATGCATTGCTGTCAGTAATTCTGGATAGAGATGCTTCTGAAGGTACTACATTAAGCCACAAAGATTCTTTAGAACTCAATGGCTCTTCAATGTTTGAATTAATGCTAGTTCAGACACAGCGTACTTGGTAGACATTTCAATCAATAGTGAGTCTTCAATTTCAGTGAATAAACCCAGTGACCAGATTTTCACAAGTTCGAGCCCTTTCTAGAGGAGTTTGATATAGAGCACATTTATTCTACTATTGTTTGTCAGATGTCGTCTATGTTGCTCTATGTTTGTCAAATGTCAAGCCTAGGCGTTCCACTCTGATACTCTATTCCCTGGGTAAAAATGTTTTCACATAGACTATTAAAATGAAGggcgcaaaaaaaatctagaaatataCAGAGTCTAGAACGGGAATCGCTGGAAAAACCGCGTTTTCCACTGGGATATATTAGGGATAGGAAGAATTCAAGAAAGGATCTCTTAAGATTACTACCGACTGTTCACACTTCACCTACCGCCAGTCGGTTTCACAAATCTCCTTTTACGAAGAGGTGGAACAATCCGCGAAAATGTCCTGAAGTATCCGGACAcaaaaggagagaagaaagtagTCCCTTCGACAATGCTCTGCAGTGCTAGCTCTCACGGGCAGGGACTTCATAGACCTACAGAAACTAGGCCGGTAAAGTCTAGTTGGCTGGGGGCACTCAATAGCGATCCTCCTTCTGGaacctttatctttttttctataagcagccttagcttacatgtcatagatcctccaaAACTAATTCTTAAGACTTAGAGAGACCATTGACTTAGTTATCCACTTCCAAAAATAACAGCACCGATGAGTCCACTAAAATTATATCAGGGCCAGCCGGCACCCCTGGCCAAACAGATTACTCGCTGCGAAATCCCGCTGAGTCTGGCCACACAAACAATTCATTACAACGTACAAGGCCAAATCCTCAAAGTACTCGGAAAAGTTGTGGCCCTAAAGAGGGCCGTTGGGTTAGATTAGGCTAGCATAAAGCGGTCGCTCACGCTCGTTCCCCTCGGACACGACGAGCCAACTGGATGTCCTTCGGCATGATGGTCACTCGCTTCGCGTGGATCGCACAAAGGTTGGTGTCCTCGAACAGCCCTACCAAGTAGGCTTCGGACGCCTCCTGCAGGGCCATTACCGCAGACGACTGGAAGCGCAGGTCGGTCTTGAAATCTTGCGCAATCTCACGCACGAGACGTTGGAAAGGCAGTTTGCGAATCAGCAACTCAGTTGACTTCTGGTAACGACGAATCTCACGAAGAGCGACGGTCCCCGGGCGATAGCGATGCGGCTTCTTCACCCCTCCGGTAGCTGGAGCTGACTTCCGAGCGGCCTTCGTCGCCAGCTGCTTGCGAGGAGCCTTCCCGCCGGTGGACTTACGTGCCGTTTGCTTCGTACGAGCCATTGCTGGAGTGTTCGATGTGAACGTAGAGCGGGTGAGCACGCGCCTCTCATATATGATTTCCTCGGGTGGGCGGAGCGTATTCGCTATACGCGCCCATCTGCTCCCAAACGCGTAGTCAAGAGAAAGTTGGCGAATTGAGTATGCGGTAATAAGTGTGCATGCTGAGAAAGCACAAACAATGGATGTTATTTATCGCAGAGTAGACACGCTAAgctatga
Coding sequences within it:
- a CDS encoding hypothetical protein (NECATOR_CHRIV.G16029.T1), producing the protein MARTKQTARKSTGGKAPRKQLATKAARKSAPATGGVKKPHRYRPGTVALREIRRYQKSTELLIRKLPFQRLVREIAQDFKTDLRFQSSAVMALQEASEAYLVGLFEDTNLCAIHAKRVTIMPKDIQLARRVRGERA
- a CDS encoding hypothetical protein (NECATOR_CHRIV.G16028.T1); amino-acid sequence: MPLCFTFINLMKAFDSVETEAPKLRRSWKPWPTEASPLKKPNLQVRWVSDVPFKFNGTKISERTSYVYLSREMSMMNDLTPELGGRRRAVWGAYKNIEDVVKKTKNTRLRAPSPLYFTSSTLPYLLL